A single genomic interval of Anopheles darlingi chromosome X, idAnoDarlMG_H_01, whole genome shotgun sequence harbors:
- the LOC125956102 gene encoding sushi, von Willebrand factor type A, EGF and pentraxin domain-containing protein 1-like, translated as MGMMERQERFVVLLVMVVSVFGMLMVSAVGDLGEDTLLASNLPEHALEVERDDDGEDASSPAGGSTNETPADVTSTARPTSGDGDDGGGGGGGDIARLALVSARFRQHIDELRRAGDRLDIVFLVDASSSVGPANFASELRFVKKLLAADFDVRLNRTRVALVTFSSRRKVFRHVDQISRPDASNDKCGLLHDALPAVGYSGGGTYTYGALREAEAILAGDPDPQAGADATPARIVFLVTDGYSNGRNPVPVAARLKAAGVHIFALAIETGNGDELSALVSAEPYLYLLRSYDQFEALVRQALHLDYRPGPSHPVANRSLCDRLCDQPSSSSDGGGGGCCDQRAICSCGTTSGHYQCTCEPGYDGSGLRGDCQPCANGSYWEDGGDGGGRCRQCPHSRQITLRLGATAVSECVCPHGYQANEDGRCVAVTCAELVAPPNGYFVMEPKPCGRVLNAACGVRCRPGYELSGSSIRLCQENGHWSGTEAKCTLKMCPPLSIPYYGMTVCSNPDLELYYDYTPRNKTFMRNYSSAVERYTEQMPIDTECSFKCGPGYYLKGSHNRNCLPLSKWDGLHTTCKQIVCPALPAVPYGTYEPTDCATSKSAFGTNCTLVCDFGFEMKGGPSTKQCGGRRTGVWSKSKTPRCVDIAPPFLECPGAYEVLLEDDYPYSVVRRLQQPYVYDNSGDNFTYWVKPALRDGGTQLPLGEHEFTYVAVDAFKNKARCSFRVTVIDRTPPVLEGCDGGSGQAAAVYYVSQPDNPQETLVRWEEPTVFDNAGAAGVTMTQNVTHGYLPVGTHTVLYRAVDAAGNEANCTVRVEVRQYSCETLPEPPNGFAVCAHNGSHVWCELSCREDFAFAHNQTTDTVLLVCDRARPTWPGGGDGSGSGFADLPECSAVVRPLGVEKVLTLQLEQPGLLEPTLCDDPDALDELSEGFASGLRGQLCGEQTNCTLLTRLPVCELGPGSGSGAGGGDEATRYHVVKRRSAATQPTKGEKEQQQQQQQQELVRQRSTVKVVVYKRLSQELGLWRSDGKKSENIKRIKEELRKLNGNEKLRRRLGALDLDLSVLRLDELVQCANGSIARKLQCVNCPRGTYHNYTLGNSCPSCPIGTYNERAGQTACQPCPVNHSTSRPNAKHAHDCKPQCPPGTVARLKPIAVVRRPNGSGRGAHQVPVTKYQKTLMPFCRKCEPGYYQGQYNRAQCQPCPAGYGSARGSISVADCYPLVSPLDRHRGCRECSNHGRCPAGGDANDGCVCDEGYVGERCELAINPCASAPCLNGGTCVAVANGTDFECHCRPPYLGGSHCELYVDPCQTPVLLPANDSSFSSAPCAREGGSCVEVDGAAVCECRPGYEGARCERHRDHCNPNPCLYGGVCVSAGDGYSCVCRAGKTGRRCHLEPCDYLPCSGRARCLNGRQGNAWRTPGASVVEEEQVHFREAVAQRRRQQQQQQELELVDELPAPPTSLPAPLASRDYRCVCPVGWRGPNCTEVDNPCDAPGIGHGGMCLNGGTCVPLKLRHAVDNQDQEEEEEEEEEERTEMAAAADDDEVYRMVRCACRPDYTGDRCEQQVATDFLVDLSEPGTAREFLKLRLRSGTAGDADWREIGLCGWFETRDSFNYGTLVSYATHHHDNTLTLTDYSGLVVYVNGQHVVTNVTLVDGEWHFVCVSWNGARQGRWHLYLDGVVRAAGVGLATGSTIPAGGLFVLGQEQDVVGGAFSATEAYRGRIAYVDVWARELTGAEVASYYRACATTTTTAPYHGDIMRWTDLRTRAAASGRVRYAASGFCRQCPRNLSLPHGSVTYDEGLTGGQAVFRCGEGYELVGPPLAHCLRTSRWNNPREQRYCKLVRCGVLAAPLNGWVSFSKTSYGGVAQFGCDEGFLLDGPPVTLRCMATGAWSGPVPACISVVRCPALVPSSTPLIQPIIIYATERGIIGGAPADSYDEGVMAEVRCPEGYELPADAENLLTCGDGGQWDLLPLPECTPTTITSTTTMTTMTTTTVATFPISEDNRRPDERFWKNLRDYLQHGCSDTDTDGRSRSLFCFLPAPGPTDPGWPDLSELPAPTAAGPNLEAKLLALLVRASAERAGVEPRTTIELRPVYLLNYLLYGVAGPVDRALRYPEPLEHGYRAVICRYIDAIVQEEREPEGSTSVKLKVLLTRAFRPIYEQYRRWTLQPMATATPAPPATHPEPSEHAVRRCPLHHLPRPPIDSRVVGIESKRHSSSLADGAAPDAGGGGWQFEQLRASGLAVEPGTRIRYGCERGFTMRGRGISECARDGRWTALDGFCEGALCEDPPMRPLMHIAPGSRDTHYYVDDELEYRCEPGHTLQGHPIVRCQPNGRWTPIMARCGRISCGRPALLPTARIIGGNSFQFGDSLRVRCDATRTIDITCQASGGWTPFGEC; from the exons atggggatgatggaaCGGCAGGAACGgtttgtggtgctgttggtgatggtggttagtGTGTTCGGGATGCTGATGGTTTCAGCCGTCGGTGACCTTGGTGAGGATACCCTGCTCGCTTCCAACCTCCCTGAGCATGCGCTAGAGGTGGAGAGGGACGATGATGGGGAGGATGCGAGTTCGCCAGCGGGAGGATCGACAAACGAAACACCTGCGGATGTGACGTCAACCGCTCGACCAACATCCGGTGatggagatgatggtggtggtggtggtggtggtgatatcGCACGGCTGGCACTGGTAAGTGCCCGCTTTCGGCAGCACATTGACGAGCTGCGACGGGCCGGGGATCGGCTCGATATCGTCTTCCTGGTCGATGCGAGCTCGAGCGTCGGTCCGGCCAACTTTGCCAGCGAGCTGCGCTTCGTAAAGAAGCTGCTGGCGGCCGACTTTGACGTGCGGCTCAACCGGACGCGCGTCGCCCTCGTGACGTTCAGCTCGCGCCGGAAGGTGTTCCGCCACGTCGATCAGATCTCGCGGCCCGACGCGTCCAACGACAAGTGTGGTCTGCTGCACGACGCGCTGCCCGCCGTCGGTTACAGCGGTGGCGGCACCTACACCTACGGTGCCCTCCGGGAAGCGGAAGCGATCCTGGCCGGTGATCCCGATCCGCAGGCCGGTGCCGACGCGACGCCGGCGCGCATCGTTTTTCTCGTCACCGATGGCTACTCGAACGGGCGCaacccggtaccggtggccgcACGCCTGAAGGCGGCCGGTGTCCACATCTTTGCCCTTGCCATCGAGACCGGCAACGGGGACGAGCTGTCGGCGCTGGTGTCGGCCGAACCGTACCTTTACCTGCTCCGCAGCTACGACCAGTTCGAGGCGCTCGTACGGCAGGCCCTACACCTCGACTACCGCCCCGGACCGTCCCATCCTGTCGCGAATCGGTCGCTGTGTGACCGGCTGTGTGATCagccctcgtcgtcgtcggatggtggcggcggcggctgctgtgaCCAGCGTGCCATCTGTAGCTGCGGCACTACGTCCGGTCACTACCAGTGCACCTGCGAGCCGGGGTACGATGGTAGCGGGCTGCGCGGTGACTGTCAACCCTGCGCCAACGGTAGCTACtgggaggatggtggtgatggtggtggccgttgccGGCAGTGTCCCCACAGCCGGCAGATTACGTTGCGGCTGGGTGCGACCGCGGTCAGCGAGTGCGTCTGCCCGCACGGTTACCAGGCGAACGAGGATGGACGGTGCGTGGCGGTGACGTGTGCCGAGCTGGTCGCGCCCCCGAACGGTTACTTCGTgatggaaccgaaaccgtgcgGCCGGGTACTGAACGCAGCCTGCGGTGTCCGCTGTCGACCCGGTTACGAGCTCTCCGGTAGCAGCATTCGGCTGTGCCAGGAGAACGGCCATTGGTCTGGTACCGAGGCCAAGTGTACGC TGAAGATGTGCCCACCGCTCAGCATCCCGTACTACGGTATGACGGTGTGCTCCAACCCCGATCTGGAGCTGTACTACGATTACACGCCGCGGAACAAAACGTTCATGCGCAACTACAGCAGCGCGGTCGAGCGCTACACCGAGCAGATGCCGATCGACACCGAGTGCTCGTTCAAGTGCGGACCGGGCTACTACCTGAAAGGTTCCCACAACCGCAACTGTCTGCCGCTCTCCAAGTGGGACGGTCTGCACACAACCTGCAAGC AGATCGTGTGCCCGGCGCTACCGGCGGTACCGTACGGGACGTACGAGCCGACTGACTGCGCGACGTCCAAGTCCGCCTTCGGCACCAACTGTACGCTCGTGTGTGACTTTGGGTTTGAGATGAAGGGTGGCCCATCGACCAAACAGTGTGGCGGACGGCGAACGGGCGTGTGGAGCAAATCGAAGACGCCACGGTGCGTCGACATAGCGCCACCGTTTCTCGAGTGTCCGGGTGCGTacgaggtgctgctggaggacgACTACCCGTACAGTGTGGTGCGCCGGTTGCAGCAACCCTACGTCTACGACAACAGTGGCGATAACTTTACGTACTGGGTGAAACCGGCACTGCGCGATGGCGGCACGCAGCTACCGCTCGGTGAGCACGAGTTCACGTACGTTGCGGTGGACGCGTTTAAGAACAAGGCGCGCTGCAGCTTTCGCGTGACCGTGATCGACCGGACACCGCCCGTACTGGAGGGTTGTGACGGTGGGTCCGGTCAGGCCGCGGCCGTGTACTACGTCAGCCAGCCGGACAATCCGCAGGAGACGCTGGTGCGCTGGGAGGAGCCGACCGTGTTCGATAATGCGGGCGCAGCCGGTGTCACGATGACGCAGAACGTGACGCACGGTTATCTGCCGGTCGGTACGCATACGGTGCTGTACCGGGCGGTTGATGCCGCCGGCAACGAGGCCAACTGTACGGTGCGGGTCGAGGTGCGGCAGTACAGCTGCGAGACGCTACCGGAACCACCGAATGGGTTCGCCGTCTGTGCGCACAATGGGAGCCACGTCTGGTGTGAGCTGAGCTGCCGGGAGGACTTTGCTTTCGCCCATAATCAGACCACCgacacggtgctgctggtgtgtgacCGAGCACGCCCGACCTGgcctggcggtggcgatggcagcggcagcggcttcGCTGATCTGCCCGAATGCAGTGCAGTCGTGCGGCCACTGGGCGTCGAGAAGGTGCTGACGCTGCAGCTGGAGCAACCGGGGCTTCTCGAGCCGACGCTCTGCGATGATCCGGACGCACTGGACGAGCTGTCCGAGGGCTTCGCTAGTGGGTTGCGGGGTCAGCTGTGTGGTGAGCAGACGAACTGTACCCTGCTGACCCGGTTGCCGGTGTGTGAGCTGGgaccgggatcgggatcgggagcgggcggtggtgatgaggcCACCCGGTACCATGTGGTCAAGCGCCGTAGTGCCGCAACGCAGCCAACCAAGGGGGagaaggaacagcagcagcagcagcagcagcaggagctggtGCGTCAGCGCTCCACGGTCAAGGTGGTCGTGTACAAGCGGCTCTCGCAGGAGCTCGGCCTATGGCGTAGCGATGGTAAGAAGTCGGAAAACATCAAG CGCATCAAGGAGGAGCTGAGGAAACTGAATGGGAATGAGAAGCTGCGCCGGCGCCTGGGTGCCCTCGATCTTGACCTGAGCGTGCTGCGGCTGGACGAGCTGGTGCAGTGCGCGAATGGTAGCATCGCCCGGAAGCTACAGTGCG TGAACTGCCCGCGGGGCACGTACCACAACTACACGCTCGGTAATAGCTGCCCGAGCTGCCCGATCGGTACGTACAACGAGCGGGCTGGCCAAACCGCATGCCAACCCTGTCCCGTGAACCACTCCACCAGCCGCCCCAATGCCAAGCACGCACACGACTGTAAACCCCAGTGTCCACCCGGGACGGTGGCCCGGTTGAAGCCGATTGCCGTCGTTCGTCGGCCAAATGGAAGTGGCCGTGGTGCACACCAGGTACCCGTCACCAAGTACCAGAAAACACTGATGCCATTCTGCCGTAAGTGTGAACCCGGCTACTACCAGGGCCAGTACAACCGGGCCCAGTGTCAGCCGTGCCCGGCGGGGTATGGTTCGGCCCGTGGGTCCATCTCGGTCGCCGATTGTTACCCTTTGGTGTCACCGCTCGACCGTCACCGAGGTTGCCGGGAGTGTAGTAACCACGGCCGTTGCCCGGCAGGTGGCGACGCAAACGATGGTTGCGTCTGCGACGAAGGGTATGTGGGGGAGCGGTGCGAGCTTGCGATCAACCCGTGTGCCTCGGCACCCTGCCTCAACGGTGGTACCTGCGTAGCGGTCGCCAATGGTACCGACTTCGAGTGTCACTGCCGGCCACCGTACCTGGGCGGTTCGCACTGTGAGCTGTACGTGGATCCCTGCCAGACACCGGTCCTTCTGCCTGCCAAtgactcctccttctcctcggcaCCCTGTGCACGAGAGGGGGGCAGCTGCGTCGAGGTAGATGGTGCCGCCGTCTGCGAGTGTCGCCCCGGGTACGAGGGGGCGCGGTGCGAGCGGCACCGGGATCACTGCAACCCGAACCCCTGCCTGTACggtggggtgtgtgtgagcgccGGTGACGGTTACAGTTGTGTGTGCCGTGCCGGTAAGACGGGCCGCCGGTGCCATCTGGAACCGTGCGATTACCTGCCGTGCAGTGGCCGTGCTCGTTGCCTGAATGGACGCCAGGGGAACGCATGGAGAACGCCTGGAGCCAGTGTtgtggaggaggaacaggtACACTTCCGGGAGGCGGTCGCTCAACggcgccggcagcagcaacagcagcaggagctggagctggtggatGAGCTACCTGCGCCCCCGACCTCGTTGCCTGCGCCTCTCGCCTCTCGTGATTACCGCTGCGTCTGTCCAGTCGGCTGGCGGGGACCGAACTGTACCGAGGTGGACAATCCGTGTGATGCGCCGGGGATCGGTCACGGTGGGATGTGCCTGAACGGTGGTACCTGCGTTCCGCTGAAGCTACGTCACGCTGTCGACAATCAagaccaagaagaagaagaagaagaagaggaagaggagcgaaCCGAGATGGCGGCTGCAGCGGATGACGACGAGGTGTACCGGATGGTTCGGTGTGCCTGCCGGCCCGACTataccggtgaccggtgcgAACAGCAGGTAGCCACCGATTTCCTGGTCGATCTGAGTGAACCGGGCACCGCCCGGGAGTTCCTGAAGCTACGGCTCCGTTCCGGCACCGCCGGTGACGCCGACTGGCGTGAGATCGGTCTCTGCGGGTGGTTTGAGACGCGCGACAGCTTCAACTATGGGACGCTCGTTTCGTACGCgacgcaccaccacgacaacaCGCTCACACTGACCGATTACAGTGGTTTGGTGGTGTACGTCAACGGGCAGCATGTCGTCACCAACGTGACGCTCGTCGATGGCGAGTGGCACTTTGTGTGCGTGAGCTGGAATGGCGCCCGGCAGGGCCGTTGGCACCTGTACCTCGATGGAGTGGTACGGGCGGCCGGTGTGGGATTGGCCACCGGTTCCACCATCCCGGCCGGTGGTCTGTTCGTGCTCGGCCAGGAACAGGATGTGGTCGGCGGTGCGTTCAGTGCCACCGAAGCGTACCGGGGTCGCATCGCGTACGTGGATGTGTGGGCCCGAGAGCTGACGGGGGCGGAGGTTGCTAGCTACTACCGTGcatgcgccaccaccaccaccaccgctcccTACCACGGTGACATCATGCGCTGGACGGATCTGAGGACGCGAGCCGCGGCGTCCGGTCGGGTGCGGTACGCTGCATCCGGCTTCTGCCGTCAGTGTCCCCGCAACCTGTCGCTACCGCACGGTTCGGTGACGTACGATGAGGGCCTGACAGGCGGACAGGCCGTGTTCCGGTGCGGGGAAGGGTACGAGCTGGTCGGTCCACCGCTTGCCCACTGTCTGCGCACGTCGCGTTGGAACAACCCCCGGGAGCAACGATACTGCAAGC TGGTAAGGTGTGGAGTATTGGCGGCCCCACTCAATGGGTGGGTCAGCTTTTCGAAAACCAGCTACGGTGGTGTAGCCCAGTTCGGCTGTGACGAAGGGTTCCTGCTGGACGGGCCTCCAGTGACGCTCCGGTGCATGGCAACGGGCGCCTGGTCCGGGCCGGTACCGGCCTGCATTAGCGTCGTACGTTGTCCGGCGCTCGTGCCCAGTAGCACTCCACTGATCCAACCGATCATCATCTACGCGACCGAGCGGGGCATTATCGGTGGTGCACCGGCCGACAGCTACGACGAGGGTGTGATGGCGGAGGTACGGTGCCCCGAAGGTTACGAGCTACCGGCGGATGCCGAGAACCTGCTGACgtgcggtgacggtggccagtGGGATCTGTTACCCTTGCCAGAGTGCACACCGACAACGataacgtcgacgacgacgatgacgacgatgacgacgacaacggtggcGACCTTCCCGATCTCCGAGGACAACCGTCGGCCGGATGAGCGTTTCTGGAAGAACTTGCGGGACTACCTGCAGCATGGTTGCAgcgacacggacacggacggcAGGAGCCGCTCCCTGTTTTGCTTCCTACCCGCGCCCGGACCGACCGATCCGGGTTGGCCGGATTTGAGTGAACTGCCGGCGCCGACGGCTGCCGGTCCGAACCTAGAGGCGAAGCTCCTTGCGTTGCTCGTACGCGCATCAGCTGAGAGGGCAGGGGTCGAGCCGCGGACCACGATCGAACTGCGGCCGGTTTATCTGCTCAACTATCTCCTGTACGGGGTGGCCGGACCGGTCGATCGTGCCCTGCGCTATCCGGAGCCACTCGAGCACGGTTACCGTGCTGTCATCTGTCGCTATATCGACGCCATTGTGCAGGAGGAGCGGGAACCCGAGGGAAGCACGAGCGTCAAGCTGAAGGTGCTGCTAACGAGGGCGTTCCGACCGATCTACGAGCAGTACCGGCGATGGACGTTGCAgccgatggcgacggcgacgcctGCGCCGCCGGCGACTCATCCTGAACCATCCGAGCACGCGGTCCGGCGCTGTCCGTTGCACCATCTGCCCCGGCCACCGATCGACAGCCGGGTGGTGGGCATCGAATCCAAGCGCCACTCATCGTCACTCGCGGACGGTGCGGCGCCCgacgctggcggcggcggctggcaGTTTGAGCAGTTGCGGGCGAGCGGACTCGCGGTCGAACCCGGCACACGCATCCGGTATGGGTGCGAGCGGGGCTTCACGATGCGTGGCCGCGGTATTAGCGAGTGTGCCCGGGATGGCCGTTGGACCGCGCTCGATGGTTTCTGTGAGGGTGCACTGTGTGAGGATCCACCGATGCGCCCCCTAATGCACATTGCGCCCGGTTCCCGCGACACACACTACTacgtcgacgacgagctggAGTACCGGTGTGAACCGGGCCACACGCTCCAGGGCCACCCGATCGTGCGCTGCCAACCGAACGGACGCTGGACGCCCATTATGGCGCGTTGTGGCC GCATATCgtgcggccggccggccctcCTACCCACCGCACGCATCATCGGCGGTAACTCGTTCCAGTTCGGGGACTCGCTCCGGGTGCGCTGCGATGCGACGCGTACGATCGACATCACGTGCCAGGCCAGCGGCGGCTGGACACCGTTCGGTGAGTGCTGA
- the LOC125956264 gene encoding putative aldehyde dehydrogenase family 7 member A1 homolog, which produces MLGALVRCGANTTTRLQPIVRSAVRRSAQTPVRIVRTMATGPGFLVDDSRYGFLRELGLDRLNNGVYDGAWVAGQGEIVRSIDPASGRVIAEVATGNEADADRCIATGVRAYEEWRHLPAPYRGEIVRQIGDELRKYREPLGQLVSLEMGKIRAEGIGEVQEFVDICDYAVGLSRMYAGQILPSERAGHTILEKWNPLGLVGIISAFNFPCAVFGWNAAIALTVGDSVLWKGAPSTPLVSVATTRIVAEVLRRNKLPPVVTLCQGGTDVGRRLASDDRVRLLSFTGSTAIGREVGVEVQRRFGRVLLELGGNNALIINEDAPAEMALDAAFFGCIGTAGQRCTSTRRLIIHERLYEQFRGKLVSRYGALLKRVGHPLDAATLYGPLHNERAVEAYRQTIAEAVQQGGRIECGGKVLEREGCFVEPTIISGLAHNAPVVLRETFAPIVYLFKARNLTEAIEWNNEVDQGLSSSLFTANVLSAFQWIGEAGSDCGIVNINTSPSGAEIGGAFGGEKHTGGGRESGSDAWKQYVRRSTITVNHSPNLPLAQGIVFE; this is translated from the exons ATGCTAGGAGCGTTGGTGCGTTGTGGAGCGAACACGACGACCAGACTGCAACCGATCGTACGTAGCGCCGTACGGAGAAGCGCCCAAACACCGGTGAGGATTGTGCGCACGATGGCGACCGGTCCGGGTTTCCTGGTCGATGACAGCCGGTACGGTTTTCTGCGCGAGCTCGGCCTCGACCGGCTCAACAACGGTGTGTACGATGGTGCGTGGGTGGCGGGCCAGGGTGAGATagtccgttcgatcgatccagcATCCGGGCGCGTGATCGCCGAGGTTGCCACCGGCAACGAGGCGGATGCGGACCGGTGCATCGCGACCGGCGTACGAGCGTACGAGGAGTGGCGCCATCTGCCGGCCCCGTACCGTGGCGAGATCGTACGGCAGATCGGGGACGAACTGCGCAAGTACCGGGAACCGCTCGGACAACTCGTATCGCTCGAGATGGGCAAAATCCGGGCGGAGGGCATCGGCGAGGTGCAGGAGTTTGTCGACATCTGCGACTACGCGGTCGGACTGTCGCGTATGTACGCCGGCCAGATACTGCCATCGGAACGGGCCGGCCATACGATCCTGGAGAAATGGAACCCGCTCGGGCTGGTAGGTATCATCTCGGCCTTCAACTTCCCGTGTGCCGTGTTCGGCTGGAATGCAGCAATCGCCCTGACCGTCGGTGACTCGGTACTGTGGAAGGGTGCACCGAGCACACCGCTCGTGAGCGTCGCCACGACACGCATCGTGGCGGAGGTGTTGCGCCGGAACAagctgccaccggtggtgacgCTTTGCCAGGGTGGTACGGATGTCGGGCGCCGCCTGGCGTCGGACGATCGCGTCCGGTTGCTCTCGTTCACCGGCAGTACGGCGATTGGGCGCGAGGTCGGTGTCGAGGTGCAGCGGCGGTTCGGGCGCGTCCTGCTCGAGCTCGGCGGTAACAACGCGCTCATCATCAACGAGGATGCCCCGGCCGAGATGGCGCTTGATGCGGCCTTCTTCGGTTGCATCGGTACGGCCGGGCAGCGCTGTACCAGCACCCGACGCCTCATCATCCACGAGCGGCTGTACGAGCAGTTCCGTGGTAAGCTGGTGAGCCGGTACGGGGCACTGCTCAAGCGTGTCGGCCATCCGCTCGATGCGGCCACACTGTATGGACCGCTGCACAACGAGCGGGCGGTCGAGGCGTACCGGCAGACGATTGCCGAGGCGGTCCAACAGGGTGGCCGGATCGAGTGCGGTGGCAAGGTGCTGGAACGGGAAGGCTGCTTCGTTGAGCCGACCATTATCTCCGGGCTCGCCCATAACGCACCGGTCGTGCTACGGGAAACGTTCGCACCCATCGTTTACCTCTTCAAGGCCCGCAACCTCACCGAGGCCATCGAGTGGAACAACGAGGTCGACCAGGGGCTCTCCTCATCCCTCTTTACCGCCAACGTACTGTCCGCGTTTCAG TGGATCGGTGAGGCCGGTTCGGACTGTGGTATCGTCAACATCAACACCTCACCGTCCGGTGCCGAGATCGGGGGTGCGTTCGGAGGCGAAAAACATACCGGTGGTGGACGCGAATCGGGATCGGACGCTTGGAAGCAATACGTGCGCCGCTCGACCATCACGGTCAACCACTCGCCCAACCTCCCGCTCGCCCAGGGCATCGTTTTCGAGTGA
- the LOC125956256 gene encoding uncharacterized protein DDB_G0271670-like, with protein MDAFFRMRRSSHTSAFGNQEPLIVVEESENCEKAEETSTASSQRQSLDIESPENPYLLSPWRDARETRKHSLPTPPCTSGITASQVRRLSERGGEGSGPSPREQAFLATLYSTPAPQPGGRRHSVVTISRVPPTMFGRSRRESIAAVPAAGGQRPASYSRRESNSGPPPSTDHRGSIHNLQLDIMDDIVQARKARMKLWNTSNERVCEVQTLDEAGTGSSSPMRYTNRRYSDFVGTALPPIQSFRRASELPVSPSSGAIAAATAASLTPIAIGEGGGSVGASAATAAGSSATSAKPKTGRMGIVCTNTDLISLLSSLASSATEINRCGEKDAPSPLTPLTAPFKSLLKTPTGATTSVASPTGSSVTSGCDVTGGVAPASQGLLQLPGAATTTGEKLRKNRSNSFDSSLYHSIKQLATGGAGGALSPGNATDTERSSVEPGWFTKRHQPMARRKSSLKSPSATLTFANEALEKLRRETRSATARVTILDPPKQSEHHAGAGKPSVTSSSSSSTSSSSAKASSAAKESRSPLNKLKWDGRSAIVDARMIGHAIENFITGSSSSSSVGAGSGSAGSGSAPPTGTGTSLLSKKTLIGGGGGGKDGGAGGRSASKKSSTSSWFGKATDDDDSNDTCDSSLCSTLKDLFVK; from the exons ATGG ATGCGTTCTTTCGCATGAGGCGATCGTCGCACACGTCCGCGTTCGGCAACCAGGAACCGCTGATCGTGGTGGAGGAGTCGGAGAACTGCGAGAAGGCGGAGGAGACGAGCACCGCATCGTCGCAGCGCCAGAGCCTCGACATCGAGTCACCGGAAAACCCGTACCTGCTGTCGCCGTGGCGCGATGCACGGGAAACGCGCAAACACTCGCTACCGACGCCACCGTGCACGAGCGGCATCACCGCCAGCCAGGTACGGCGGCTGTCGGAGCGGGGCGGCGAAGGTTCGGGCCCGTCGCCCCGCGAACAGGCCTTCCTCGCCACGCTCTACAGCACACCGGCACCGCAACCGGGCGGCCGGCGCCACTCGGTCGTCACGATTAGCCGCGTACCGCCGACCATGTTCGGGCGGAGCCGGCGCGAATCGATCGCCGCGGTACCGGCGGCGGGCGGCCAGAG ACCGGCGTCATACTCGCGGCGCGAGAGCAACAGCGGACCGCCACCGTCGACGGATCACCGCGGTAGCATACACAACCTGCAGCTCGACATCATGGACGATATCGTGCAGGCGCGCAAGGCCCGCATGAAGCTGTGGAACACGAGCAACGAGCGGGTGTGCGAGGTGCAAACGCTGGACGAGGCCGGTACCGGGTCGAGCTCACCGATGCGCTACACCAACCGGCGCTACTCGGACTTTGTCGGTACCGCCCTCCCGCCGATCCAGTCGTTCCGGCGTGCCTCGGAGCTGCCGGTTTCCCCCTCCTCGGGAGCGattgccgccgccactgccgcctcCCTAACGCCGATTGCGATcggtgagggtggtgggtCGGTGGGGGCgtcggcagcgacggcggctgGATCGTCCGCCACGTCtgccaaaccgaaaaccggccGGATGGGCATCGTGTGCACCAACACCGATCTGATCTCGCTGCTCTCGTCGCTCGCCTCGTCCGCCACCGAGATCAACCGGTGCGGCGAGAAGGACGCCCCCAGTCCGCTGACACCGCTTACCGCGCCCTTCAAATCGCTGCTCAAGACACCGACCGGGGCGACGACGTCGGTCGCATCACCCACCGGTTCCAGTGTGACGTCCGGGTGTGACGTCACGGGCGGCGTAGCACCCGCTTCACAGGGGTTGTTGCAGTTACCAGGAGCCGCCACAACCACAGGCGAGAAGCTGCGAAAGAACCGCTCGAACAGCTTTGACAGCTCGCTGTACCACAGCATCAAGCAGCTGGCGacgggtggtgctggtggtgcactgTCACCGGGCAACGCGACCGATACGGAGCGCTCGTCGGTCGAGCCGGGCTGGTTTACCAAGCGCCACCAGCCGATGGCTCGCCGCAAATCGTCTCTGAAGAGCCCGAGCGCCACCCTTACGTTCGCCAACGAGGCGTTGGAGAAGCTGCGGCGCGAGACGCGCTCCGCCACCGCGCGCGTTACCATCCTCGATCCACCGAAGCAGTCGGAGCACCACGCCGGTGCTGGCAAACCGTCggtgacatcgtcgtcgtcgtcgtcgacgtcgtcgtcgtcggccaaaGCGTCGTCGGCGGCCAAGGAGTCCCGGTCGCCGCTCAACAAACTCAAATGGGACGGCAGGAGTGCGATCGTCGATGCGCGCATGATCGGTCACGCGATCGAGAACTTCATCaccggttcgtcgtcgtcgtcctcggtcggtgctgggtCCGGGTCCGCCGGCTCGGGCTCGGCACCGCCGACCGGTACCGGCACTTCGCTGCTGTCGAAAAAAACactcatcggtggtggtggtggtgggaaggaTGGAGGGGCGGGGGGCCGCTCGGCCTCCAAGAAGTCCTCCACCTCGAGCTGGTTCGGCAAagccaccgatgatgacgattccAACGACACGTGCGACTCGTCGCTCTGCTCCACCCTAAAGGATCTGTTCGTGAAGTAA